The region AACCGCCCCACCAGACGTGGCCGCCGCAACCGCCCCACCGCACGCGACCGCCGCAACCGCCCGATCCGACGCGAGCGCCGCCGCAACCGCCCGATCCGACGCGAGCGCTGCCGCAACCGGCCCACCGGACGCCGGCGCCGTGTCCCGCACACCCGTCGACGGCATCCCGGCCGACGACGGCAACGGCCTCGGTCCGGGCGCCGACGGCGACGGCCTGCGGCCCGGCAACGGCCTCCGTCCGGGCGCCGTCGACGGTCTGCGACCCGGCGACGGGAGCGTCGATGAGCGGCCACGGGTCAGGCGGATCCGACCCACCGACGCCGCCCGGATGCGGGCGCTGCGACTGGAGATGCTCGCCGACGCACCCCTGGCCTTCCTGGAGACGGTCGCCGAGGCAGCCGCCCGACCACACGCCGAGTACGCGAGCCGAGTACGACAGAACGCCTACGGCAGCCAGATCGCGGCGTTCGTCGCCGAACCGCGGTCGGCGTACCCCGACGGCCGGTTCGTCGGGCACGCGGGTGGGCACGCGGTGCACGCCGAGCCGGGACTCACCGTGATCTTCGCCGTCTACCTCACCCCGGCCAGGCGCGGCACCGGCCTGCTCGCCGACCTGATCGAGGGGGTGGCAGCCTGGTCACGGGCGGCCGGACGACCCGAACTGTTGCTGGAGGTGGTGGTCGGCAACAACCGGGCGATCCGCGCCTACCAGCGCCTGGGTTTCGAGGACACCGGCGTCCGCCTGCCCCACCCGCGAGTGCCCACGCTGACCGAGTTGCAGATGCGCCGCCGCGCCTGACCCGAACCCCGCACCGGCTCCCCGCCACCCACCGATCCCGATCCGCTCCAGCCGCACGGGAACACCATCCCCGACCCGCACCAGCCGCACGGGAACACCATCCCCACCCCGCTCAACCCGCGCGGGAACACCATCCCCACCCCGCTCAACCCGCGTGCGGGAACGGACCCGGCCGCCGACCGACGGCGGGGTTCCCGTCACCCCGCGTGAGCAGGGCGGGGATCCCGGCCACCGGTCGGACGGCTCAGATGTGCCGACGAGACTGGACCACCCGGAACCGACCGGCCACGTACGCGCCGTCGGTCAACGCCGCGTTCGCCGCCGGGTTGGCGCCGCTGGCGTGGAAGTCGGAGAACGCCGCCGACTGGTTGACAAAAACGCCGCCGGTGAGGTTGCAGGACAGGTGCACCCCGGCGTCCACTGCCGCCGACTCGGCCGCGTCGAGCACCTTGTCGTCGCTGGCGTAGACCGCCGCCGTCAACGCGCCCCGCGCCCCCACTGTCTCCCGCAGGATCTCCAGGCTGTGCGCGGTGGAATCGGTGGCGATCGCGAACGAGATCGGTCCGAACCACTCCCGGCCGTAGGTCTGCGCGGCGTCCGCGCCGAGCCGCACGATCGTCGGCGTACGCACCACCGCCTGCGGGTACGTCGGGTGCTCGACCGGACGCGAGGCCAGCACGACCTCGCCGAGCCCGGCCACCTCGTCCAGCCGGGCCAGCACCCCGTCGTTGACGATCGCCCCGGTGAACTCGACCGCCCGCGCCGGATCACCGGTGAGCTTGCCGACCGCACCGGCAATCCCGGCCGTCACCTCGTCGAAGCTCTTGTGACCCTGGTCGGTCTCGATGCCGGCGGCCGGAATCAGGATGTTCTGCGGCGTGGTGCACATCTGCCCGCTGTAGAGCGTCAGCGAGAAGCCGATGTTGCGACACATGCCGGCGAAGTCGTCGGTGGAGTCGACCACGATGGTGTTGACGCCGGCCTTCTCGGTGTAGACCGTCGCCTGGCGCGCGTTGTTCTCCAGCCAGTCGCCGTACTCGGTCGAGCCGGTGAAGTCGATGATCCGTACCTCGGGGCGCAGCGCCAGCGTGGTCGCCAGCTTCTCGCCCGGTTCCTCGGCTGCGAGCAGCACCAGGTTGGGGTCGAACCCGGCCTCGGCCAGCACCTCGCGGGCGTACCGGACGGTGATCGCCAGCGGCAGTACCGCCCCCGGATGCGGCTTGACCACCACCGGGTTGCCGGTGACCAGGGACGCGAACAGACCCGGGTACGAGTTCCAGGTCGGGAAGGTGTTGCAGCCGATCACCAGCGCCACGCCCCGGGGCACCACGTGGAACGTCTTCACCATCCGCAGCGGGTCACCCTTGCCGGCCGGCTTCTCCCACTCGGCGCTGCCCGGATGCCGGGTCATCTCCGCGTACGCGTACGCGATCGCCTCCAGTGCCCGGTCCAGGGCGTGCGCCCCGCCGGCCTGGAACGCCATCACGAACGCCTGTCCACTCGTCGCGTGCACCGCGTTGGCCAGCTCGAAGATGTGCCGGTGCAGCCGGGCCAGGATCTCCAGGCAGACGCCGGCCCGAGTCTGCGGTCCGGCGTCCCGCCAGCCCGGCAGGGCCGCGGTGGCGGCGCTGACCAGCACGTCCGCGTCGACGTGCGGATACCGTACGTCGAGGTTGACGCCGAACGGGCTGACCTCGGTGGCCACCCGGCCCACGGTGCCGGGCTGGTCGAGCGGGAAGTCTGCGTCCAGGTAAGCGCGGAAGGCCGCCTCACCCTCGGCGGCGGCGGTCTCGCCGTACACCCTGGGGCTGGGCGACTCGGGAAAGGCCGACCAGTACCCGCGCTCGGTGATCGCGGTCAGCGCCCGAGCGAGGGTGTCGGCGTGCGTGGCGTAGAGGGGATGCGGGGTCTCCGTCATCCCGCCATCATGCCCCAGCCCACCCCACCCCCTCCCCTCCCCGCCCCTCCCCTCGCCCCCGCCCCTCGCCCCCGCCCTCCCGCGCCCCGCCCGCCCCCGCCCGCCCCCCGCCTCGTCGATCTAGGGCATATACGTGTTAGTTGATCTCCGATCACCACCATTCGCCCTAGATCGACGGGGCGACGGGCGGGGCGCGGAGGGAGGGAGGGAGGAGGGGGGCGGGAGGCGGGAGGCGGGAGGCGGGAGGCGGGGGTGGGGGGCGGGAGGGTGGGGGTGGGGTTAGAGGCAATGCCGCGTAGTTAAGGCTTGGGTCTGCTTGTCAAGGGCGTGTCGTGGCAGAAGGAACGACGGGGCTCCGGTATAGAGGTTTGTCACTCCAAGACAGCCTCTGGACCGGGAGCCCCGCCGTTGGAACAGTTTGCCATCACCCGGACGATCGCGGTGGCTTCGGGGCGGTTCGCGCCGGGTCATCTGGGTGAGTTGACGCAGCACGTGCCGTTCGAGATGGTCGACGCGGTCCTGGCCGATACCCGGTCGGTGCAGGCTCGGGTGCGGGATGTGCCTTCGCGAGTGGTGGTATATCTGCTGCTCGCGGCGGGGCTGTTCACCGAGTTGGGCTACCAGCAGGTATGGGCCCGGCTCGTCGCCGGCCTGGACGGGTTGGCGGTGGCGATGCCGACTTCCTCAGCCCTGTCCCAGGCCCGCCGTCGGGTCGGGGACAAGCCCCTGGCGGCGTTGTTTCGGCTGTTGGCGGGTCCACCCGCCGGGGCCCAGCGGTGGCGGGGTCTGCTGGTCTGCGCGATCGACGGCACCAGCATGTTCGTGCCCGACAGCACGGCGAATCTGGCGGTCTACCCGCGTCAGGCCGGCACCCACGGCGGGTCCGGATATCCCATGGTGCGGCTGGTCGCGGTCGTGGCCTGCGGCACCCGCACACTGATCGACGCGGTGTTCACCCCACTCACCACCGGTGAACTCGCCTGCGCCGGGCGTCTGCTGGGCTGTCTGCACCCGGGCATGCTCCTACTGGCCGACCGGGGCTTCGCCGCCCGCACGATGATCGAACAGTTCGCCGGCACCGGCGTCGACCTGCTCGTGCGGGACAAAGACGACCGGCGGCTACCGGTGATCCGCCGCCACCACGACGGGTCCTGGCTATCGGTCATCGGCGCGATGACGGTCCGGGTCGTCGACGCCGAGATCCTGGTGCACCTCGACGGGAAACACCATGTCGGCCGGTACCGGCTGATCACCACCCTCACCGATCACCACCGATTCCCCGCTCTGGACCTGGTCACGCTCTACCACCAACGCTGGGAAATCGAGACGACGTACCTGGAGTTGAAGTCCACCCTGCTCGGCGGACGGGTCCTACGGGCCCGGACCCCGAACGGGGTGAGTCAGGAAGTCCACGCCCTGCTGACCGTCTACCAAACGGTGCGGCTGGCTATGGCCGACGCCACCGCCAACCAACCGACCAGCCCGGACCAGGCCAGCTTCACCGTGGCGGTCCACGCCGCCCGGGACCAGATCATCCTGGCCACCGGGGTCATCGCCGACACCACCATCGACCTCGTCGGAGTGATCGGCCGCGCGGTCCTGACCCACCTCCTCCCGAAACGACGCGCCCGAACAAGCCCACGAGTAGTCAAACGCGCCATCTCCAAACACCGCGCCAAAGGCACCATCGACCGCACCAACTACCACCACACCATCACCGTCAACATCCTGCACACCACAGGATTGACAACCGACCCACCCCCCTAACTAAGCGGCATTGGGGTTAGAGGGTGAGTTGCCAGTTGTTCCAGGCGTCGGTGGGGTGGAAGCCGATTGCCTCGTTGATGGTGATCATGTGGTCGTTGACGGCGGCGTTCCAGGTGTCGATGATGCGCAGGGCGGGTTCGTGGGACAGGGCGTACCGGAGATTTTCGATTTTGGCGATGGTGCCGAGCCGGTGGCCGCGGTGGTCCGGGTCGACGATGGTGATCTGCTGGTACGCGTGCCAGTCGGGCGTCGCGCCGACATCGATCAGGGTCCAGGCGACCACCTTGCCGGAGGCGTCGTGGCGGATCGCGGTGCTGTACAACCGCCGGCCGCGTACGCGCAGCGCCTCGTCCACCGCCCGGATTCGCTCCCGGTCGGGTGTGGCCGGCTCCCACTCCAGGTCACCC is a window of Micromonospora sp. NBC_01699 DNA encoding:
- the paaN gene encoding phenylacetic acid degradation protein PaaN, which gives rise to MTETPHPLYATHADTLARALTAITERGYWSAFPESPSPRVYGETAAAEGEAAFRAYLDADFPLDQPGTVGRVATEVSPFGVNLDVRYPHVDADVLVSAATAALPGWRDAGPQTRAGVCLEILARLHRHIFELANAVHATSGQAFVMAFQAGGAHALDRALEAIAYAYAEMTRHPGSAEWEKPAGKGDPLRMVKTFHVVPRGVALVIGCNTFPTWNSYPGLFASLVTGNPVVVKPHPGAVLPLAITVRYAREVLAEAGFDPNLVLLAAEEPGEKLATTLALRPEVRIIDFTGSTEYGDWLENNARQATVYTEKAGVNTIVVDSTDDFAGMCRNIGFSLTLYSGQMCTTPQNILIPAAGIETDQGHKSFDEVTAGIAGAVGKLTGDPARAVEFTGAIVNDGVLARLDEVAGLGEVVLASRPVEHPTYPQAVVRTPTIVRLGADAAQTYGREWFGPISFAIATDSTAHSLEILRETVGARGALTAAVYASDDKVLDAAESAAVDAGVHLSCNLTGGVFVNQSAAFSDFHASGANPAANAALTDGAYVAGRFRVVQSRRHI
- a CDS encoding IS4 family transposase, whose amino-acid sequence is MEQFAITRTIAVASGRFAPGHLGELTQHVPFEMVDAVLADTRSVQARVRDVPSRVVVYLLLAAGLFTELGYQQVWARLVAGLDGLAVAMPTSSALSQARRRVGDKPLAALFRLLAGPPAGAQRWRGLLVCAIDGTSMFVPDSTANLAVYPRQAGTHGGSGYPMVRLVAVVACGTRTLIDAVFTPLTTGELACAGRLLGCLHPGMLLLADRGFAARTMIEQFAGTGVDLLVRDKDDRRLPVIRRHHDGSWLSVIGAMTVRVVDAEILVHLDGKHHVGRYRLITTLTDHHRFPALDLVTLYHQRWEIETTYLELKSTLLGGRVLRARTPNGVSQEVHALLTVYQTVRLAMADATANQPTSPDQASFTVAVHAARDQIILATGVIADTTIDLVGVIGRAVLTHLLPKRRARTSPRVVKRAISKHRAKGTIDRTNYHHTITVNILHTTGLTTDPPP
- a CDS encoding GNAT family N-acetyltransferase; the protein is MRPGDGSVDERPRVRRIRPTDAARMRALRLEMLADAPLAFLETVAEAAARPHAEYASRVRQNAYGSQIAAFVAEPRSAYPDGRFVGHAGGHAVHAEPGLTVIFAVYLTPARRGTGLLADLIEGVAAWSRAAGRPELLLEVVVGNNRAIRAYQRLGFEDTGVRLPHPRVPTLTELQMRRRA